One Coffea arabica cultivar ET-39 chromosome 5c, Coffea Arabica ET-39 HiFi, whole genome shotgun sequence DNA window includes the following coding sequences:
- the LOC113689948 gene encoding VQ motif-containing protein 4-like, whose amino-acid sequence MESASKPQDRENPSPTNSPNSNGSCTNSNGSLQVPTPPVTPKPVSRSEPNPYPTTFVQADTTTFKQVVQMLTGASETAKQASKPDPLPTTTNTTATNRGCSIPPIRTGQKKQGFKLYERRNSLKNGLMISPLISGFPQNNPTSFSPRKPEILSPSILDFPSLVLSPVTPLNEDPFNKSSPSMGNSSEEEKAIAEKKFYLHPSPRTTTRDSEPPQLLPLFPVTSPRVSGSSS is encoded by the coding sequence atggaaagtgcCTCTAAACCTCAAGACAGAGAGAACCCTTCTCCCACTAACTCCCCAAACAGCAATGGGAGTTGCACCAACAGCAATGGATCACTCCAAGTCCCAACTCCTCCAGTCACCCCAAAACCCGTTTCTAGATCTGAACCCAATCCATATCCTACGACTTTTGTTCAAGCGGACACCACAACATTCAAGCAAGTAGTTCAGATGCTGACCGGAGCATCAGAAACTGCTAAACAAGCCTCAAAACCAGATCCACTTCCCACCACCACCAATACAACCGCCACCAACAGAGGCTGCAGCATCCCCCCTATCAGGACGGGGCAGAAGAAACAAGGGTTTAAGCTTTATGAAAGAAGGAATTCGCTCAAGAATGGCCTCATGATCAGCCCTCTGATCTCTGGTTTTCCTCAAAATAATCCTACAAGCTTCTCGCCGCGAAAGCCTGAGATCTTGTCCCCAAGTATTCTTGATTTTCCCTCGCTTGTTCTCAGCCCCGTCACACCCTTGAATGAAGACCCCTTTAACAAGTCTTCACCTTCAATGGGAAATTCATCAGAAGAGGAAAAGGCCATAGctgaaaagaaattttatttgCATCCATCTCCAAGAACAACTACTAGAGATTCTGAGCCACCCCAGCTGTTGCCCCTGTTTCCTGTCACTTCTCCTCGAGTATCAGGCTCTTCTTCTTGA